CGATAACCACAACATCCATCCCTACCAGGAATACCAACGACGCCTGGAAGCGGTCAGGGATTTTGCCGGCCAGACCGGCCTTGAGGTCCACTACCGCGAAGAGTACCGGCTCGATGAATTTCTGGCCGCCGTGGCAGCGGATCCGGGCAGTCGCTGCCGTTACTGCTACGCATCCCGGCTGGAAGCAACGGCAGCCTTTGCAGCACGGCAAGGATACACCGCCTTCACCTCGACGCTCCTCTACAGCCGCTACCAGCAACATGAAGAGATCAGGCGGCTGGGGGACGAACTGGCCCAACGGTACGGCATCGCATTTTTCTATGCCGACTTCCGGGGCGGATGGCAGGAGGGGATACGGCTCTCCAAGGAGATGGGGCTCTACCGGCAACAGTACTGCGGCTGTATCTACAGCGAACGTGACCGCTACCTCCCCTCCGCGCGGAGGTCCTGAATGCCCGAACTCGGCAAGACCCTCATCATCATCGTTCTCATCGTCGTCGCTGTGGGAGGTATCCTCGTTTTCGCCGGCAAGATCCCCTGGCTGGGACGACTCCCCGGCGACATCACTATCAAGAAGGAAAACTTCACCTTTTATTTCCCCCTTGCAACCTCCATTCTACTCTCGCTTCTCCTGAGCCTCATCCTCTGGTTGCTTCGTAAATAAGGCGGCAGCTGCACTGCTGACTATGCCGGTTGTATTTCAGC
This is a stretch of genomic DNA from Geobacter sp.. It encodes these proteins:
- a CDS encoding DUF2905 family protein; amino-acid sequence: MPELGKTLIIIVLIVVAVGGILVFAGKIPWLGRLPGDITIKKENFTFYFPLATSILLSLLLSLILWLLRK